Proteins encoded in a region of the Podarcis muralis chromosome 2, rPodMur119.hap1.1, whole genome shotgun sequence genome:
- the LOC144327066 gene encoding vomeronasal type-2 receptor 26-like: MDKCRCSIVTSVYDVTDRMSFKHQQSERQLTVKARLNAVGIRLAGWSLNVGHKFCCRLSNVQFRQLLPFIFSTQRVSRDPGLLLNVTLGYNIYENYFDARTTYDATIDLLSTGQANIPNYSCGRRNNLLAVLEGADSEISGQISNMLSIYKTPQVSYDFVSPALKDKSQLPFVYRMVPSTETKYLGIAKLLQHFGWRWVGLVVPENDNGERVMRTLTEVLAREGICVAFSEKIPALVLYRNISPMIAFLVQRKVNIAIFSGDSQSVFGLAYVIFRAVRSKQPTAGKVWIMTALQDINLSALYRMFEMQNIHTSLAFLMQFKKGTRYENVKPRFDKKGFRCFHLKYALAARGQMRCVEKKESIYQEVDEGSLTLDSYMIYSLVRALVLALRATFASRSRWMLHPFLRNFHFDNTSVDGLHLDENGHLAAAFDVVNVLVLPNKSIEKVKVGSAERHNPSTITFAIDPDAIVWPGWCNQTPPHSRCSKSCHQGYTKVIHEGQPFCCYSCSRCMKGTISALEDADHCTKCPEDQHPNKDQDQCVPKIITFLAYEESLGTLLTSFTLFLSLSTGIVLGIFIKFLDTPIVKANNRDLTYILLVSLLFSFLSSFLFIGQPRKMTCLLRQSAFSVIFSVAVSSVLAKTITVVLAFLATKPGNRVRRWLGKSLANSIVISCSTVQVLICTIWLGMFPPFPDSDMHSQPGEITLQCNEGSVAMFYIALGYMGFLAAISFTVAFFARKLPGAFNEAKLITFSMLVFCSVWVSFVPTYLSTKGKYMVAVQIFSIFASSAGLLGCIFMPKCYIIVFRPDLNTKEHLMMQTSDNRN; encoded by the exons ATGGATAAATGCAGATGTAGCATTGTGACATCAGTGTATGATGTCACAGACAGAATgagcttcaaacaccagcaaaGTGAGAGACAGTTAACAGTCAAAGCCAGGCTGAATGCTGTGGGTATTCGTCTAGCTGGATGGTCGTTAAACGTGGGACACAAATTTTGTTGCAGGTTATCAAACGTGCAGTTCAGGCAGCTCCTGCCCTTCATATTTTCCACTCAAAGAGTCAGCAGGGATCCTGGGCTCTTGCTCAACGTCActctgggctacaacatctacgAAAACTACTTTGATGCAAGGACGACTTATGATGCTACAATAGACCTTCTCTCTACTGGGCAAGCAAACATCCCAAACTACAGCTGCGGAAGGCGGAATAACCTGCTGGCTGTCCTCGAAGGGGCTGACTCTGAAATCTCTGGCCAGATTTCAAATATGTTGAGCATCTACAAAACCCCACAG gtcAGTTACGATTTTGTTTCCCCAGCTCTGAAAGACAAATCTCAgctcccttttgtctaccggatggtCCCAAGCACTGAGACCAAATACTTGGGCATTGCCAAACTTCTGCAGCATTTTGGATGGAGGTGGGTTGGCCTCGTCGTTCCAGAAAATGACAACGGAGAGAGGGTCATGAGGACTTTGACAGAAGTGCTGGCAAGGGAGGGGATCTGCGTGGCCTTCTCAGAAAAAATCCCAGCACTCGTTTTGTACAGAAATATTTCCCCCATGATTGCGTTCCTCGTGCAGAGGAAAGTCAACATCGCCATTTTCTCTGGGGACTCTCAATCTGTTTTCGGTTTAGCTTACGTCATATTCCGGGCTGTGAGGAGCAAGCAGCCCACAGCAGGTAAAGTTTGGATCATGACGGCTTTGCAGGACATCAACCTGAGTGCTCTTTACCGCATGTTTGAGATGCAAAACATCCACACCTCATTGGCCTTCCTAATGCAGTTCAAAAAGGGGACGAGGTATGAAAACGTCAAACCGCGGTTTGATAAGAAAGGATTTCGTTGCTTTCATTTGAAGTATGCGCTGGCGGCAAGAGGTCAAATGAGATGCGTCGAGAAGAAGGAGAGCATTTATCAGGAGGTTGATGAAGGCAGCTTGACCCTGGACAGCTACATGATTTACAGTTTGGTCCGGGCTCTGGTGCTTGCCTTAAGGGCTACATTTGCATCCAGATCCCGGTGGATG CTTCACCCTTTCCTGAGAAACTTCCACTTTGACAATACTTCCGTAGACGGGCTGCACTTGGATGAGAACGGACACCTGGCAGCCGCCTTCGATGTTGTGAACGTGTTAGTGCTCCCCAACAAATCAATTGAGAAAGTGAAGGTTGGGAGTGCAGAGAGACACAACCCCTCAACAATAACGTTTGCTATAGATCCAGATGCCATTGTGTGGCCTGGGTGGTGTAACCAG ACCCCGCCTCATTCAAGGTGCAGCAAAAGCTGTCACCAGGGATACACCAAGGTAATTCATGAAGGCCAACCCTTTTGCTGCTACAGTTGCTCACGGTGCATGAAAGGGACAAtctctgctctggaag ATGCAGACCACTGCaccaaatgtccagaagatcagcatCCAAACAAAGATCAAGATCAATGTGTCCCTAAGATTATCACCTTCCTGGCCTATGAAGAGTCTTTGGGGACCCTCCTGACCTCCTTCACCCTATTCTTGTCCTTATCCACAGGGATTGTgttaggaatcttcattaaattcctagacactcccatagtcaaagcaaacaaccgggacctcacctatATCCTTCTTGTCTCCCTCCTGTTTTCCTTTCTGTCCTCTTTCCTGTTCATTGGGCAGCCAAGGAAgatgacctgccttctccgacaatcTGCCTTCAGTgtcatcttctcagttgccgtCTCTTCcgtgttggccaaaaccatcacagTGGTCTTAGCTTTCCTagccacaaagccagggaacagggtgaggagatggctggggaagagtttggccaactccattgtcatttcctgttccactgtccaagttctcatctgcaccatctggcttggAATGTTTCCACCATTCCCAGATTCCGACATGCACTCCCAGCCTGGAGAGATCACCCTGCagtgcaatgaagggtctgttgccatgttttacattgcccttggctacatgggcttcctggctgccatcagCTTCACAGTAGCTTTTTTTGCCAGGAAattgcctggggccttcaatgaagccaagctgatcaccttcagcatgctggtcttctgcagtgtttgggtgtcctttgtgcccacctacctgagcaccaaggggaagtacatggtggctgtgcagatcttctctatcttcgcttccagtgctgggctgctgggctgcatcttcatgcccaagtgctacattattgtattcagacctgatctgaacacaaaggagcatctAATGATGCAAACATCTGACAATAGGAACTAG